One Lactobacillus crispatus DNA segment encodes these proteins:
- a CDS encoding flavodoxin family protein, with protein MAKKTLIIYYSWEGNTKNMAEKINGEIENSELKEVTVAPDAFDSDMYKTNDIALDQIQGKIPYPEIQMDDIDFNNYDLILVGSPVWSGYPATPIKPLLEKMKNYRGEVASFFTSAGTNHKAYVSHFKEWAKGLNVVGVARDDSEVRDWVK; from the coding sequence ATGGCTAAAAAAACATTAATTATCTATTATTCTTGGGAAGGCAATACCAAGAACATGGCTGAAAAGATTAACGGCGAAATTGAAAACAGCGAATTAAAGGAAGTAACTGTTGCTCCTGACGCTTTTGATTCAGATATGTACAAGACCAACGATATTGCTCTAGATCAAATTCAAGGTAAGATTCCTTATCCTGAAATTCAAATGGATGATATCGATTTTAATAATTATGATTTGATTTTAGTCGGTAGCCCTGTTTGGTCAGGCTATCCTGCAACTCCAATTAAGCCATTACTTGAAAAGATGAAAAACTACCGTGGTGAAGTTGCATCATTCTTTACCTCAGCAGGCACTAACCATAAGGCTTATGTCAGTCACTTTAAAGAATGGGCTAAAGGTCTGAATGTTGTTGGTGTTGCACGTGATGATAGTGAAGTCCGCGATTGGGTTAAATAA
- a CDS encoding IS30 family transposase translates to MTNSNSSISKHYHQLTSVQRGQIQAMLDSGITSRTVIAQEVGCHKSTISREIKRGSVLQRDSSYLLYEHYYADTAQLYYEKRRKNCYQRNPLKHYAVFLRMLSRRFKAKFDATSIDEFVGEFKRTMPGYPCPSTPTVYRYIDQGLLDISNIDLPMKLKRRRNKRHHGQSGHALHKKNLGNSIEQRPKEIEDRKTPLHWEGDLVKGVRRKNQPALMTLTERTTRFEVVIKIPDYRASTCQRLLQNEIDRHPAWFKSITFDNGSEFADMTKIKGCQIYFAHPYSPWERGTNENCNGLLRQFFPKGKSMKDKSAAYVQQATDAINRKHRRILQYHTAEELFKQYISS, encoded by the coding sequence ATGACCAATTCAAATTCTAGCATTTCTAAGCACTATCATCAATTAACCAGCGTACAACGTGGACAAATTCAAGCAATGCTGGATTCCGGCATAACTTCCCGTACTGTTATCGCTCAAGAAGTCGGCTGCCATAAGTCGACAATCAGTCGCGAAATCAAACGCGGAAGCGTCCTGCAAAGAGACAGCAGCTATTTATTGTATGAGCACTATTACGCTGATACTGCACAGCTTTATTATGAGAAGCGTCGCAAAAACTGCTATCAGCGCAATCCATTGAAGCATTATGCTGTCTTTTTGAGAATGCTCTCCAGACGCTTCAAAGCTAAATTTGATGCCACCAGCATCGATGAATTCGTTGGTGAATTCAAAAGGACTATGCCAGGCTACCCTTGTCCCAGCACACCAACTGTCTATCGCTATATTGATCAGGGCTTGCTGGACATAAGCAATATTGATCTGCCTATGAAGCTCAAAAGACGCAGGAACAAGCGTCATCACGGCCAGAGCGGTCATGCTTTGCACAAGAAGAATCTTGGCAATTCCATTGAACAGCGTCCTAAAGAGATTGAAGACAGAAAAACGCCGCTGCACTGGGAAGGAGATCTGGTTAAAGGCGTCAGACGCAAGAATCAGCCTGCTTTAATGACTTTGACCGAAAGAACCACACGCTTTGAAGTAGTTATCAAGATTCCTGACTATCGGGCAAGCACATGCCAAAGGCTGCTTCAAAATGAGATTGACAGACATCCTGCCTGGTTTAAATCGATCACGTTTGACAATGGCTCTGAGTTTGCGGATATGACCAAGATCAAAGGCTGCCAGATCTACTTCGCCCACCCATATTCTCCATGGGAAAGAGGCACCAATGAGAACTGCAATGGACTTCTGCGTCAATTCTTCCCTAAAGGCAAAAGCATGAAAGATAAGTCAGCTGCTTATGTTCAACAGGCAACTGATGCCATTAACCGCAAACATCGTCGAATCCTTCAATATCACACAGCAGAAGAACTCTTCAAGCAATATATTTCCTCATAG
- the recQ gene encoding DNA helicase RecQ, whose translation MNPEEVLKDIFGYTNFRPGQKQVIDLVLKKQNVLAVMPTGGGKSMCYQIPALINSGVTLVISPLISLMKDQIDNLKQNGINAAALNSTTPQEEVNPILRQAYKGKIKLIYITPERLAIDYFRYQLNFLDIDLVAVDEAHCISQWGHDFRPAYRQLLDGINSLKSRPNILALTATATPAVQDDICEQLNIPKENMIVTSFARPNISFKVVNSPQNTPLYISEYIKAHQDKAGIIYTNTRKKVESLTDYLAKKGISVGAYHGGMDSSERSQVQEAFQFDEFQVIVATNAFGMGIDKSNVRFVIHASSARNMESYYQEAGRAGRDGEESEAILIYHPGDLRQYRYFIDESDADDKYRELQYRKLQTITDYANTGECLQQFIVRYFGQDCPPCGKCSNCLNQDKLTDITIDAQKVISMVYELDGRFGKTIVAQCLIGSKNQRMQEMNATQYKSFGSLRMKQKDAISLIDYLIASGYLEVEGSKYPLVHVTNHGWDVLDGKTVVKRRIAKISVTTTHAGEESDTLFEALRQKRLELAKQQKVPAFMIFSDRSLHDMAQIKPQNESEFLEVSGVGQAKMKKYGQAMMEIIKRKGK comes from the coding sequence ATGAATCCAGAAGAAGTTTTAAAAGATATATTTGGCTATACAAATTTTCGCCCAGGTCAAAAACAAGTAATTGATTTAGTTTTAAAAAAGCAAAATGTGTTAGCGGTTATGCCAACCGGTGGCGGAAAATCAATGTGTTATCAAATACCAGCTTTGATTAATTCCGGTGTAACTTTGGTTATTTCACCATTAATTTCTTTAATGAAAGATCAAATTGATAATTTAAAGCAAAATGGAATTAATGCGGCAGCATTAAATTCTACTACACCGCAAGAAGAGGTTAATCCAATTTTACGTCAGGCATATAAAGGCAAAATTAAGTTAATTTATATTACACCTGAGCGTTTAGCGATTGATTATTTTAGATATCAGTTAAATTTTTTAGATATTGATCTAGTTGCTGTCGATGAAGCACACTGTATTTCACAATGGGGACATGATTTTCGACCTGCTTATCGTCAATTATTAGATGGAATCAATTCACTAAAAAGCAGACCAAATATATTAGCTTTAACAGCGACAGCCACGCCTGCGGTTCAAGATGATATTTGTGAACAATTGAATATTCCCAAGGAGAATATGATTGTTACCTCTTTTGCTCGCCCTAATATATCGTTTAAAGTGGTCAACTCACCACAAAATACTCCATTATATATTTCAGAATATATTAAGGCACATCAGGATAAAGCAGGGATTATTTACACTAATACACGTAAAAAAGTTGAAAGTTTGACAGATTATTTGGCTAAGAAAGGAATCTCTGTTGGTGCTTATCATGGTGGAATGGATTCTTCAGAACGAAGTCAAGTACAGGAAGCTTTTCAATTTGATGAATTTCAAGTAATTGTTGCAACTAATGCTTTTGGAATGGGGATCGATAAAAGTAATGTCAGATTTGTGATTCATGCCTCAAGTGCCCGTAATATGGAAAGTTACTATCAAGAAGCAGGTCGGGCAGGCCGTGATGGGGAAGAAAGCGAAGCGATTTTAATCTATCATCCTGGTGACTTGCGTCAATATCGCTACTTTATTGATGAATCAGATGCGGATGATAAATATCGAGAACTGCAATATCGTAAGTTGCAAACAATTACTGATTATGCTAATACTGGTGAATGTTTGCAGCAATTTATCGTCCGTTATTTTGGTCAAGATTGTCCGCCATGTGGCAAATGCTCAAATTGTCTAAATCAGGATAAATTGACTGACATTACCATTGATGCTCAAAAAGTGATTAGTATGGTTTATGAACTAGATGGTCGCTTTGGAAAAACGATAGTTGCTCAATGTTTGATTGGCTCAAAAAATCAGCGCATGCAAGAAATGAATGCTACACAATATAAGTCTTTTGGCTCTCTAAGAATGAAGCAAAAAGATGCTATAAGCTTGATTGACTATTTAATTGCTTCAGGTTATCTAGAAGTTGAAGGTAGCAAATATCCACTAGTGCATGTAACTAATCATGGGTGGGATGTACTAGATGGCAAAACTGTAGTCAAACGGCGAATTGCTAAGATTTCAGTAACTACTACTCATGCTGGTGAAGAAAGTGATACTTTATTTGAAGCTTTAAGACAAAAGCGTTTGGAATTAGCTAAGCAGCAAAAAGTACCAGCATTTATGATTTTTTCAGATCGCTCTTTGCACGATATGGCACAAATTAAACCACAAAATGAAAGTGAATTTTTAGAGGTAAGTGGTGTAGGGCAAGCGAAGATGAAAAAGTATGGTCAGGCTATGATGGAAATAATCAAAAGAAAAGGAAAATAG